The Chloroflexota bacterium genome includes the window CGCGATGCGCGCGAACGCCATGCCAGCGGCGGAGTGATCGTTCAATGCGACGGGCTGGCCTTTGTTCGTCGAGGTGATGATCGTTTCGTCTTCCGGCACGATGCCCAGCAAATCAATCGCGAGAATTTCGAGCACGTCCGAGGTGTCGAGCATCTCGCCGCGTTTGACCATGTCGGGACGCAGCCGATTGATGATGAGTTTCGGCGCGGGTTTTTCGCGCGATTCGACCAGACCGATCACGCGATCCGCGTCGCGCACTGACGACACTTCGGGTGTGACTACCACGATCACGCGGTCCGCCGGCGCGACCGAGTAATTGAAGCCGCCTTCGATCCCCGCCGGCGAATCAATCAACACAAAATCAAATTCCTGTTTGAGGTCGGCGCACACTTTGATCATTTGCTCTTCGGTCATCGCGGTCTTGTCGCGTTTTTGCGCCGCCGGCAAGAGATGCAATTCGGGCAAGCGTTTGTCTTTGATGAGCGCCTGCCGCAAACGCACGCGTCCCTCCGCCACGTCCACCAAATCAAACACGATGCGATTTTCGAGTCCCATCACGACATCGAGATTCCGCAAGCCAATGTCCGCGTCCACACACGCCACGCGTTTGCCGCGCCGCGCCAATGCCACACCCAGGTTCGCCGTCGTCGTCGTTTTGCCGACGCCGCCTTTGCCCGAGGTGACGGTAATCACGTGTCCCTCCATCTATGCCTCCACGACGTTCTGCCGGAACGTCTCTATGTACCCCAGGGTTCGATCAGAATGTGTCCATTGCGTACGCGCGCGATTTCGGCGGGCCAGCGCAGCACGCGGTTCCCTTCCGGCGCGCGCGCGATATAATGCCCGATCCGCAACTGCGTCGGCATGAGAATCAACGCGCCGACCCAGGCATGTTCGTCGCCGTTTGCGCCGGCGTGGACGACGCCGCGCAGTTTGCCCCAGACGATCACGTCGCCGTCCGCGATCACTTCCGCGCCGGGGTTGACATCGCCGATCACGATGACGGGGCCGGTGTGGCGCACGACCTGACCTGAGCGAATCGTGCGACGCAACACCAGCGGCGCGTGCTCGGCGGCTGCGCCGGGCGCGACTTGCTCCGGGGGCGCTTCGGGCGGCGGAATCGTCGCGCGCAATTGATCGAACGTGGCTTGCGCGTGCGCTTCGCCCATCACGGACACCAGCGTCATCTCGTGTTGCGCGAGCATCGCGATCAACTCTTCGAGCTGCGCGACCTCGACCGCGCGTCCGCCGGTTTCAAGCAAGACGCGCGCGCCGCGAAAAAACGATTGCGCGCTGGACCGACTCAGCTGCGCGCCCAGTTCGTTCATCATCGCGCGCCAGCCGCCGTTGCCGAGCGTGATGACAATTCCTTCGCGGGTTCCCTTGAATGTGACGTAGCTCATCGTTTTGATAGTTGGGTAGTTTAGGTAGTTGGGTAGTTGTGTAGTTAGGTGGCTAACGACATCCAACCATCTAACCACCAAACTGCCCATTACTGGGTAGGGACGAACTGAACGGTGTAGCGTTTGTAGGGCAACACGTCAATCGCGAGCGGATCGGAATCGGCGGGCGAGAGTGTGCGGACACACCAACGCGAGGAATCGTGCCAGTACACGCCGTTGAAACGAAATGCGCCATTGCCATCCGTCGTCGCGCTGAATATCGCGTTGCCGTCGCATTTATCTACCGCGACGCGCACCGCGTTGACTCCGCGTCCGCTGGCGTCTACGACGGTGCCGAAAATTCCGGGTAGTTCGCCCCAGTTATCCACCGACAACGCGCGCCCCGCGTACTTGCGCGCGGGCGCGACCGGACCCGTGCTCGCCGCCGGCGGACGCACGACGACGACTGGCGGCGCGATCGGTTGCGCGGGACCGACGAGCGGCGCATCGGTATTCAAACGAAAATACGCGCGCAAAATATCCGCCGCCGCGGGTCCCGCGACTTCGGACCCTTCGCCGCCGCCGAACACAAACACGGTGACGACGACTTGCGGATTTTCGTACGGCGCGAACGCGGTGAACCACGCGTGCGTCGGCAAATGTCCGTTGACCTTGGGTCCGTAAAATTCTGCCGTGCCGGTTTTCGCGGCGACGGTTACATCGGCGAGATTCGCCTTCACCGCGGTGCCGCGCACCACGGCTTCGCGCATTCCTTCGCGCACAATCGCCAGGTTGTGATCGTTTACCTGGACGCGATGGATGACCGCCGGTTCGATTTGCCGGATGATGCGCCCTTCCGAATCCACGATCTTTTGGACGAGTTGCGGTTTGTAGATCGTCCCGCCATTCGCCACCGCAACCGTATACTGCGCCACTTGGAGCGGCGTTGCCAACACATAGCCCTGACCGATTGCCATATTGTACGTGTCGCCGGTCGTCCAAATGTCGCCAATCGTTTTCCGCTTCCACACTGGGTCGGGCACCAGTCCTTTGGCTTCACCAGGCAGATCAATCCCGGTCAGCGTGCCGATACCAAACATGCGCGCGTACGCGGCGAGCCGGTTTTCGCCCAAGCCATTCTCAAAATCCGGATAACCGCCGGATACTTTGTAGAAAAACACGTCGGACGAATTCGCGATGCCATCGCGAATGGCGAGCGCGCCGAACCCAGGTTTGTACCAGTCGTAAAATGGTTGCGCGAGCGACGGGTCGTCGGGAAAGTATTTGTTCGGAACCCAGATCACACCCGGCGTCGTGATTTTGGTGTTGATGTCTACGACGGTTTCCTGCAACGCGGCGCTCGCCGGAATCAGTTTGAACGTGGAGCCGGGTGGGTACTGTCCGGTGATGGCTTGGTTGACGAGGGGATGCAACGGGTCTTGTGCGAGGTTGGTGTAGTCGTCAATCGAAATACCGGTCGCAAACAAGTTGTTATCGTAGCTGGGGACTGAAACGAGCGCGAGCACTTCGCCGTTGCGCGGGTCGAGCACGAGCGCGACGCCTTGCTTGGAACGCGCGCCGCGCATCGCTTTTTGCAAAATCGTTAGGACGGTTTTTTGGAACTCGGCGTCTATCGTCAGAATTAGATTGTGTCCGGACACCGGCGGGGTCTCGTCGAGCTTGGCGACTTCGCGTCCCGCTACATCCACCGCGATGTGGCGTTCGCCTTTGGCACCGCGCAAATCTTGCTCGAAGGAATACTCCAAGCCGGTCAAGCCGACTTGATCGGTGGGCGCGTAGCCGGTGTACTGTTCCAAATTTTCGCGTGGGATGCGACCGG containing:
- the minC gene encoding septum site-determining protein MinC: MSYVTFKGTREGIVITLGNGGWRAMMNELGAQLSRSSAQSFFRGARVLLETGGRAVEVAQLEELIAMLAQHEMTLVSVMGEAHAQATFDQLRATIPPPEAPPEQVAPGAAAEHAPLVLRRTIRSGQVVRHTGPVIVIGDVNPGAEVIADGDVIVWGKLRGVVHAGANGDEHAWVGALILMPTQLRIGHYIARAPEGNRVLRWPAEIARVRNGHILIEPWGT
- the mrdA gene encoding penicillin-binding protein 2, coding for MNDPEHEYSLAGSVTEEEEKPRGSFRLLRVAIIAAFLILVLQLANLQIAQGEYFRQAAFANRYRIVQTDALRGIVYDRAGKILVRNIPSFNVSIVPADLPDEDEERIVGKLAVLLDMPIETVIETTVADAVGSLPIGVERVVVPPKRKPGLRELIAKAERDPFAPALIKSNVPREVAFYLEENHLDFPGVRVGLEPIREYVDGALFSHMLGYTGRIPRENLEQYTGYAPTDQVGLTGLEYSFEQDLRGAKGERHIAVDVAGREVAKLDETPPVSGHNLILTIDAEFQKTVLTILQKAMRGARSKQGVALVLDPRNGEVLALVSVPSYDNNLFATGISIDDYTNLAQDPLHPLVNQAITGQYPPGSTFKLIPASAALQETVVDINTKITTPGVIWVPNKYFPDDPSLAQPFYDWYKPGFGALAIRDGIANSSDVFFYKVSGGYPDFENGLGENRLAAYARMFGIGTLTGIDLPGEAKGLVPDPVWKRKTIGDIWTTGDTYNMAIGQGYVLATPLQVAQYTVAVANGGTIYKPQLVQKIVDSEGRIIRQIEPAVIHRVQVNDHNLAIVREGMREAVVRGTAVKANLADVTVAAKTGTAEFYGPKVNGHLPTHAWFTAFAPYENPQVVVTVFVFGGGEGSEVAGPAAADILRAYFRLNTDAPLVGPAQPIAPPVVVVRPPAASTGPVAPARKYAGRALSVDNWGELPGIFGTVVDASGRGVNAVRVAVDKCDGNAIFSATTDGNGAFRFNGVYWHDSSRWCVRTLSPADSDPLAIDVLPYKRYTVQFVPTQ
- the minD gene encoding septum site-determining protein MinD, with amino-acid sequence MEGHVITVTSGKGGVGKTTTTANLGVALARRGKRVACVDADIGLRNLDVVMGLENRIVFDLVDVAEGRVRLRQALIKDKRLPELHLLPAAQKRDKTAMTEEQMIKVCADLKQEFDFVLIDSPAGIEGGFNYSVAPADRVIVVVTPEVSSVRDADRVIGLVESREKPAPKLIINRLRPDMVKRGEMLDTSDVLEILAIDLLGIVPEDETIITSTNKGQPVALNDHSAAGMAFARIAQRLMGEEVPFQVFHGSSGFMDRLSRLWKS